The following nucleotide sequence is from Synchiropus splendidus isolate RoL2022-P1 chromosome 1, RoL_Sspl_1.0, whole genome shotgun sequence.
TTCTCAACCTCATTAAGATCTTTCAGGGGAGCTTTGGAGGCTCCACTTTGTTTGAAAACGCAAACTTCAAGTCGCCTAATATGGtgaagtatttcttcaaaagttGCCTTCACAACAGTGTGCTCAAATTTGTGCCAAGTGTAATCCTTATTATATTCTTACAGCACCGTCGAGAGATTCGACTTGCAGCTGCAGCTAGAGTGCGTGAGAAGCAGATGGTGAAGGAGCTGCTGAAAACCAAGAGAAGTGAACCAAGATCACTTATATCCTCCGACGTTAcagctgatgtctttgccacaCCAGTGGAAAAAAACCCAGTTCAGATCGAGGCAGAACCTCCTGCGCCAAAAGAGCCGAAACGCAACAAACACAAAGCTTTCAAAAGACAGCGGAAGCAGATGGCACGTCGGTAACTCGGTGGACTGATTGATGAAAGAATGGTTTGTGTAGTTAGTGTTAAAATCATTTCTATGATGTTCAGTACAAAGTTCCATCCCAGACGACTATCAGTTGTCTGCAGTACATATTTTGTATCAGAAATAAAAGATCAGTTTGgtcctgtatttttttttttttttttgtcgttggCAAATTAACATTTTGTTTAGTTCCAATCAGGCTGAGACCATTTCCAAAGGCAACACAAAAAAGTCCTGAGatagtgtttattttcttcatttgttaaTGGAGAAAAGTCAGCAGCCTACTGTACATGTTCACCAAGGTTTGTTTCAGGTAAATATAACAAGTTCACAAGAAATTAAAGTACACAGATCCACTATCAAAGTGCAGGGATGGGCAAATGTGCTTTGGAAGCCCTCTGAACCGGTCTCAAATGTGTGTGCTCACTCCACTTCCTCATCAGGACAACAGTAATATTCCACGAAGCAGATCTGTCCATCATCATTTCTGACCAGGTACTGGAGCGAGAGGAAGCCACGGTTGTCTGTTCTCACTGACACTTTACAGGACAAAGCCAGAGCCTTGGTGGACGGCTTCAGCAAGGACATCTTATacctgtgatggaaaaaaaaaaaagtttccaggCCTGGTCCACATTTTCCCGAGCCAACTCTTCCAAATCTTATTAAAGTCCTTAACAGTCAAATTGATATTTATAGCACAAGCCACTTGAATCAAAtacctgtttgtttgtgttttgctgcAGCGGAATAATTCCATCATCTCCGAGTCTTTGGGGTAATCATAGTGAGCATTCCCAGAATTCCCAAAAGTAGACAAACTAAATGgatatgaaagagaaaaaagtcagactTATTAAATGGCCAAGTTCAGGCGGGTGTCATTAATGAGTAATGTAATATTGACTGAAATGTATGCAATGAAACAATAATGAAGCCATGAGGGGTCTCCAACATGGAGCCTACGTGCACCGGGTATATCacagagaccaagggagtagtccattgtggttaaaaaaaaaaaaagtatttttcctTTACCTGGTTTGAATCTTCAGATATGGGCAAAATATTCCAAAATACACAGTGCAGCATTTGAGTTGCTATTTTATGGTGATGTTTGGACTGAATCTCATTTACGTGTGACTATGTACAAGCATTTTAGAGGCCTCACATTTCtcattattatacatttaaacatCGACAACAAACCGGAAGTATGGCTGTGTTGGAGACATGGTGATCTGTAGCACTTCACTGGTCATGTCAAGCTCAGAAAAAGCTTCTTTGAGGCTTTCAGACATCAGGATCACCTGAAACAACAATATAGTAAGCTAGCAACATTGTCTTTTAATCATCATGATATCAACAAATGTTTCTTTTGGATGCCATTTTCGCTGACAGCGTTCGGTGAGACATCAATCACTGCCATTGAAAACAGAAATTTCCAATCCAAATTACATGACTCAATTTCATTTTCCTACTTCAAAAAGTCAGGTGGCACGATTCATGACAGTGAACTGTCTGGAACAAAGCTTTTCACATGCATGAAGAAAATACCAGAAACTACCCTAACAAATTGGAGGCCAGTTTGAAATACCAGCCAACATTTCTACACATTCACTTATTTCAACCTTGTTGGTCACATTGCTGCTGCAGAAATCAAAGTCAATCGGTTCCTCTGGCTCTTGTGTGTTGATCTTGCAGACGGTCACCACACCACCCTCTTCTAGGAACAGAGTCAGAGGGTAGCCATATCCACGGTAGCACATCCGCAGGGCTGTTGACATCCCTGTAGCATCGATGGATGAATGGAAGACAAAACAAAGGACAGTTGTGGTGTTGAGGTGTGTCATAAAAATCCCATCGGAAGATTGCAGGCCAAATATGTA
It contains:
- the rad1 gene encoding cell cycle checkpoint protein RAD1, translated to MRMNHPEVGEGQEVVAAERLSSEKVFVLPKHSVTMPLSTQSQGDNEEYALVASLDNARNLSNILKAITFKDHAIFTATPNGLKVTVEDSKCLQANAFIQAEIFQEFTIKEDLVGFQVNLTVLLDCLSIFGGSTLPGMSTALRMCYRGYGYPLTLFLEEGGVVTVCKINTQEPEEPIDFDFCSSNVTNKVILMSESLKEAFSELDMTSEVLQITMSPTQPYFRLSTFGNSGNAHYDYPKDSEMMELFRCSKTQTNRYKMSLLKPSTKALALSCKVSVRTDNRGFLSLQYLVRNDDGQICFVEYYCCPDEEVE